Proteins found in one Litorihabitans aurantiacus genomic segment:
- the rpmF gene encoding 50S ribosomal protein L32 → MAVPKRKLSRSNTRSRRSRWKAEPVDLVPVRTPAGEWVRVPRRLARAVTRGLVVPE, encoded by the coding sequence ATGGCGGTCCCCAAGCGCAAGCTGTCGCGGTCGAACACGCGCTCGCGACGGTCGCGGTGGAAGGCTGAGCCCGTCGACCTCGTCCCCGTCCGGACGCCGGCCGGGGAGTGGGTGCGGGTGCCACGCCGGCTCGCGCGCGCCGTGACGCGGGGGTTGGTCGTGCCCGAGTGA